TTAACTGGTTACCATCCCGCGCAATCCTCTCTTGAGGCTGAATTTGTTACTTTGTGTTGTCTCCAAGTCATGGTTTTAAATCACAACAGGCTTGTACTTAAATATTGAATTAACTAAGTTTCCTGATCAAGTACTGAGGAATCAAAGCAGTAGCCACACGTGATTAACTATTGGGATTTATTCAAGCACGAGTCAACTAATTTAGACATACATTTTGATCAAGAGGTCAAATCTCTCCAGCCACATATACATGctgttaaattaaaaataatgatTAATTGGTTGTGTAATGTATTTAAATGGATGTAACATTGACAACATGAGCTGAGCTCAACTATCTGTCTGTATCTGAGGGTCCCGAGTTCAAATCCTCCACCCCTAGTTGTATTACAATgccttttcaaaaaaagaaacattcatattacaaaatATTCACCATTAGTCCTATGATGTGGACTAATTTTATAGTGACACTTCTTGGTTTGTGACAGAACATTATTTCTGAATTATGTATCTACCTCCCTTTCAAAACTCGGCTATTTTTCTGTGTAATCTGATCTGCCGATCATCATTGAACAGAACCGCAAtctcttcttctcaacaaaggAAATTTGGGAACTCGAGCTGACGTTGATATCAAGAAACAACCCTCAACCCAAGTCCGTACGAGAAATTCTTCACAGGAAAGTTACAAAAGTCTCAAACAAATACTCTCTGCAGCTGTGTTCTCGGACAAATGCAACTTACTAAAAGAAATAGAGGCCGCAGAGAAGCTTGGTGGCTGCACCATAGACTTtcaaatatgaaaaagaaaaaaagaaaaaaagagagagatctTCCACGGTTGGCCAACATACCAAATTTTCCTTGTCCATTTGCGATCTCATTGCTGTAACTGTAACTGTAACTCAGATATTCTTCACCTAACATATCATTGAAGTAgtgaaaagaaagagaaaaagagttgATAATAAGGTAGGTGGTCACGAGAATGTAAGTTCCAAAATTTTGGCATTCAGCAACGAAACCCATTCATAGAGTAGCTTCTTGGAATGGTAAAAACTGTACCTTTCATTGATATTCGTGTAAATAAGTTTTCAACGGTTATTTACaatctttaaagaaaaaaaatgggtcGGTAATCAACAATAGAATACAAATAGAAGTCACGGGATGAAGCTATTTCTgtcattttctctttctttgttTTGGAATTTTTTCAGAGAATTGTCAGATTCTCTCCCTTCAATCGTTTTCGAACTTTATCTGTTGCTTTTTATATCATTATCCCAAGCTTGATTTGTATATATGAATCACAGGCCTACAGTCATTAACTTTCTCTGATTAGTGGCAAAAGGCACTTTCACTTCCTCTTGTTTACGAAAGACCGGAGAGCTTTTGCAACCATTTGATCTTTTCATATCTGTTCAGGCATGGTGAGGAGAATGTTAAGCTCTATTTCTTCAGGTGGTTTGAATGCAGAAGCCGAGGCCGAGGAAGCTACTCGCTTCCAGAATGCCCTCCTGGTATACATTGCTTATTCCCCCTTTAATCTCATCCCTTTTCTGGAAAACAAAATTGCATTTTTCTAAGTAAATATGTTATGAGCTTCTCCAGTCTTTTCCGTTTTtgagaaaattcaaaatctCTGCCGAaagcgaaaaagaaaaaataaactaagGAGTCATATAATATGGTTGTACTTTACTGGGTTTTTTCTTTGGGGAACAAATTCGAACTTTCtgcagaaaagaagaaaggaatgGCCATAAGATGAATGAACTCCACTGGGTTTCTTTTTCTGGAACAGATTGAAACTTTACAGATTTTCTGGGGTCTCTCTCATTGGCATAAATCAAACACTCTGAAGAAGAAAATGGAAGGAATGATTATATGATGCAAAACCCAACTGAAGTATTGTGTTTATGATCCATGTTGAGTTTGTATATTGGTTGAGCTTTAAGGTGTTCCATGGAAAATCTTTCTTTGGCAATTATTCTCAACTGTGTAGTGGAGATGATATCTTCAAATATGCAGAACTTAAAAGCACTTTATGCAACATATTAATTAGAATAGTTATCAGAGCAGGCTCTACAATATAAATTGATATATGTAACTATTTGATTGGCATCACACCATCGTTAGGTAATTGGTAAGagaaatatttatatattcttTTGATAATGGTAACTCAAACATTGTGCataaatttttcctttttatcattTGGTTTTCAGGAACTAAAAGGCTTGCGTTCCCAGCTTCATCAAGCGGCAGACTACTGTGAAACAACGTTCTTGAAAACTAAAGAGAAGAATGAGTGAGTTTTGTACTATTTTTTATTCTGCATGGAGGCAAATTTACCATGATGAAACTTTAGTTTAAAAATGTTTATAGAACTCTAAAATTAGTGAAATAAGAACAGTTATTACATTGAAAGATATTACTTATTAGTAAAAGAAAGTGTATGAATTGTGGAAGATTAGCAAAAGAAAGTGGGTAGGCAAGGGAAGAGACTGCATAAAGATAGGCATGGCAAAAGAAAGCATGTGTAAAGATTGATATTATAGGAGAAAGTGTAGGAAAAGAAAAGTTAGTGAGAGAAGGTTTACGCTGAAAGAAGGTgttgagaaattgtaaataaagtatTCAAAGTACTAAAATACTggataaaagataaaatatctGTGAGTTATTCTTAAATTGTAGTCTaacgtaaatattttatgtAAAAGTACCTTTAaacattcaaaataattttgcTGTCTTATAAACTCTCCTTTAACATGCCACGAGCCAAAATGATACCAGTTTCCAACTGCAGAGTGGTGGAAAACACCAAAGAGTACGTATGCAGGGCCATGGTAACTGTGGTTGATCATCTTGGAAATGTCACTTCCAATTTAGAGAGCTGTATTTCTCAAACTAATGCCTTCAACGAGGTCGAGCTTCGATTAAACTGCTTAAACCAAGTATGTAGCCTCTGATTCATAACTACAGCATTCATTCAGATGTATCCTATGGCATGTTTCATTAAAAACCTTTGGTTTTTGGCAGAGACTCCTCTCCTGTGCACAGTATGCTCAAAAGCTTGAACTATCCCGACTACGTTGGAGTGAAATCCTGCCCAGGTATCATCCCCGCTATGTCTCTCCCGGTGAGCAATTACTCTCTCTCGTACACCCACTCGTTTTTCGTTTCATTTAACAATAACATGTCAAATAATTTCTTTCCATAATTCTGCCGTACCAGTTGGCAAAAATATGGAGCAATTAACTCGAAGTTCGAGGTGGACCTTCTTTTTCGTTATCCCTTTTTTCCCTCTCAATGATCCTCatgcatacatacatatataatatTTGTGTCTGATGGCATGATTACAGTATCAACCAGTGGAGGGACACGAAAGACCTTCCGTTTGCAAACACTGTTAATAACTGCAAGCCAGACATTTTTACAGAGAAGTCAATGCCAGTTCTGTTGTACAAATTCTACTCTTACAATCTATCTCCTTACAAAAACTTGAGTCGTAGATTCACTTCAAAGAAAGATGACAAGGAAAAAACATTAGGTATACTTCAAAAAGGTAAAGATTAAGTTCAATTTCTACCTGACTATATAAATGAGTATGATAATTCATTCACTTGATCAAGTTTCATATCTTTTGTGTTTTGAAGGTGAgatttttactaaaaatttcaacAGTCATGAACTTTCTGGACTTAAAGAAGGTGATTTTTTAATGATTTCCTTCTTTGCCTTATTTTAGCAATATCATCAGCTGGTGACCATGGGTTTTCATTCCGATCAAAAGGTCCAAATTCT
The sequence above is drawn from the Cucumis melo cultivar AY chromosome 2, USDA_Cmelo_AY_1.0, whole genome shotgun sequence genome and encodes:
- the LOC103500991 gene encoding probable protein ABIL5 isoform X1 — encoded protein: MVRRMLSSISSGGLNAEAEAEEATRFQNALLELKGLRSQLHQAADYCETTFLKTKEKNEVVENTKEYVCRAMVTVVDHLGNVTSNLESCISQTNAFNEVELRLNCLNQRLLSCAQYAQKLELSRLRWSEILPRYHPRYVSPVGKNMEQLTRSSSINQWRDTKDLPFANTVNNCKPDIFTEKSMPVLLYKFYSYNLSPYKNLSRRFTSKKDDKEKTLGILQKAISSAGDHGFSFRSKGPNSTFYFQVSNQKRGSHRKSKLGSDIFSLLKRTKQVA
- the LOC103500991 gene encoding probable protein ABIL5 isoform X2, whose product is MVRRMLSSISSGGLNAEAEAEEATRFQNALLELKGLRSQLHQAADYCETTFLKTKEKNEVVENTKEYVCRAMVTVVDHLGNVTSNLESCISQTNAFNEVELRLNCLNQRLLSCAQYAQKLELSRLRWSEILPRYHPRYVSPVGKNMEQLTRSSSINQWRDTKDLPFANTVNNCKPDIFTEKSMPVLLYKFYSYNLSPYKNLSRRFTSKKDDKEKTLAISSAGDHGFSFRSKGPNSTFYFQVSNQKRGSHRKSKLGSDIFSLLKRTKQVA